In the Acetobacterium sp. KB-1 genome, TTAGTACCAAATAGGCGACTTAATCATTTGTTATCCAATAATTAAGGTGGATTATCGCTACTTTTATTGATTTTGATAATTATTGCTGGTAATCAGATCAATCATCGTATAAAATAGGGAAATAGATAATGATCATGCATAAAACTAGGGGATAATCAATGAAAAAAATTATGATTGTACGTCCCAATGATTTTGTTGATATTTCCCTGGAAATTCCGGGAATCATTACGGATGTGAAATACTTTACAGGGGATAACTTTGTCGGTGAACGAATCGATGGTTATGAAACGCCCAGGATTTTATTAACTGAAAAAGCAACAATCGCATTGGAACGTGTGCAAAAGCAACTTATGGGAGACGGATTTGGATTAAAGGTTTTTGATGGGTATCGACCCAAGCGGGCAGTCGATCATTTCGTGCGATGGGGTAATCAGCAAGAAGATGGGAAGACCAAAAGCATCTACTATCCAGATAAGACGCGACAAGAAGTTTTCGAAGGGGGCTTTATTGCCCCGGAATCTTCCCACACTCGGGGTAGCACGGTGGATCTGACAGTGGTAAACATAAAAACCGGGATTGAAATTGACATGGGTGGTATTTTTGATTTTTTCTCAGAGATCTCCTACAGCGATTACGACCATCTTACCCTGGAACAGAGTAAAAACCGGGTTTTGTTGCGTTATCTGATGCGTTCGGAGGGGTTTGAACCGCTACAGCAGGAATGGTGGCATTTTACCCTCACGGAAGAGCCTTATCCCGAAACCTATTTTGACTTTCCAATTCAAGTCTGAGTGGTCTTTGTTTTTATCGGCTGGCAAAAGAAGGGATTCAATTTCTAAATGATCCTCTTTTAATCGGAAATATTACATTTTATTAATGAATTGTCAAAAAAATGTGATATAATGATAAAATTAGAGAAAAATACGATATTATTAGGAAAGAAGTGAAGAAAATGAGAAAGAGAAATAAAACACTCTTAATTGGATTAGGTGTGTTATTCGTGATTTT is a window encoding:
- a CDS encoding M15 family metallopeptidase; this encodes MKKIMIVRPNDFVDISLEIPGIITDVKYFTGDNFVGERIDGYETPRILLTEKATIALERVQKQLMGDGFGLKVFDGYRPKRAVDHFVRWGNQQEDGKTKSIYYPDKTRQEVFEGGFIAPESSHTRGSTVDLTVVNIKTGIEIDMGGIFDFFSEISYSDYDHLTLEQSKNRVLLRYLMRSEGFEPLQQEWWHFTLTEEPYPETYFDFPIQV